A stretch of Nonomuraea africana DNA encodes these proteins:
- a CDS encoding MarR family winged helix-turn-helix transcriptional regulator, with translation MDFALDDSVGFLINRTAVHLKRALTREFRANGQTVTAEQWALLNRVWEQEGLSQVRLAELTFKDKPNVTRMVEVLERDGLIERRQDEGDRRTYRIHATEEGLRLRDELVPLAMAVLDRALAGVAEDDIERLKRVLEQMDRNMEAL, from the coding sequence ATGGATTTCGCGCTGGACGATTCGGTCGGATTCCTGATCAACCGCACCGCCGTCCACCTGAAGCGGGCGCTCACCAGGGAGTTCCGCGCCAACGGGCAGACGGTGACGGCCGAGCAGTGGGCGCTGCTGAACCGGGTGTGGGAGCAGGAGGGGCTGTCGCAGGTACGGCTGGCCGAGCTCACCTTCAAGGACAAGCCGAACGTCACCCGCATGGTCGAGGTGCTCGAGCGCGACGGGCTGATCGAGCGGCGGCAGGACGAGGGCGACAGGCGCACCTACCGGATCCACGCCACGGAGGAGGGGCTGCGCCTGAGGGACGAGTTGGTGCCGCTGGCGATGGCCGTGCTGGACCGGGCGCTCGCCGGGGTGGCCGAGGACGACATCGAGCGGCTGAAGCGGGTTCTGGAGCAGATGGATCGGAACATGGAGGCGTTGTGA
- a CDS encoding LytR/AlgR family response regulator transcription factor: MLRVLAVDDEVPALEELAYLLRQDTRVEHVATASDGVSALQDMVQMIGAGERLDGVFLDIRMPGLDGLDLARLIGGFPSPPRLVFVTAHDDCAVQAFDLEAVDYLLKPVRAERLAESVRRLSAAATPVAEHGVDDVIPVELGGVTRFVPQQAVLFAEAKGDYVRLHTIDGSYLVRMSLAALERRWSSAGFIRVHRSTLVSARHVSELRFEGGRVLLTVGTETLPVSRRHTRQVREQLVRQFKALT; encoded by the coding sequence ATGCTACGCGTTCTGGCTGTCGACGACGAGGTGCCCGCCCTGGAGGAGCTGGCCTACCTGCTCCGTCAGGACACCAGGGTCGAGCACGTGGCCACCGCCTCCGACGGCGTCTCGGCTCTGCAGGACATGGTCCAGATGATCGGCGCGGGTGAGCGCCTCGACGGCGTCTTCCTCGACATTCGCATGCCGGGCCTCGACGGGCTCGATCTGGCCAGGCTGATCGGCGGATTCCCCAGCCCGCCGCGGCTGGTCTTCGTGACCGCGCACGACGACTGCGCGGTGCAGGCCTTCGATCTGGAGGCGGTCGACTACCTGCTCAAACCGGTGCGCGCCGAACGGCTGGCCGAGTCGGTGCGCAGGCTCAGCGCCGCGGCCACGCCGGTGGCCGAGCACGGCGTGGACGACGTCATCCCCGTGGAGCTGGGCGGGGTCACCAGGTTCGTGCCGCAGCAGGCGGTCTTGTTCGCCGAGGCCAAGGGCGACTACGTCCGCCTGCACACGATCGACGGCAGCTACCTGGTCCGCATGTCCCTGGCCGCGCTGGAGCGGCGATGGTCGAGCGCGGGCTTCATCCGCGTGCACCGCAGCACGCTGGTGTCCGCGCGGCACGTCAGCGAGCTGCGCTTCGAGGGCGGCAGGGTGCTGCTCACGGTCGGCACCGAGACGCTGCCGGTCAGCCGCCGCCACACCAGGCAGGTCAGGGAACAGCTGGTGCGGCAGTTCAAGGCACTCACGTGA
- a CDS encoding PucR family transcriptional regulator gives MRLNALASMPELGLSVVTGHDELDRPIRWVVTTDLLDPGRYLTGGELVLTGLIWRRSPDDSETFVRALARAGVSGLGACEARSGDLPPDLVEACRRHRVPLFHVPQALSFAEVTEHIVRHLSTARASDVAAVLDRHRQLVAGAGLDPVLEMIGRDLGMRCWVLTPSGRLVSGSSPLDPDTATVLANTFLTARRLPCTRGGYSVFPVDEQTTSRVADWFVAFEGRYSDWPEERRALAGELAAVAAVERVRLDDRLSPEGRIGQELVRLVLTEGKASDILPRLEVTGLAGAPGYVALAATAQGALRPAELRSVVKELLQGPANPVVGVVDEEAIALVPADDTDLTARVRAAVQHLSPALTDIRLTVGVSGAAPVEGLRGAVEEARFARRLAEGRPGQGAVVGHEELATHVLLLASVPDDVRHVFRVRLLDPLRSYDQVHKADLVRTLEAFLQCSGSWTRCSELLHVHVNTLRYRIQRIQDLTGRDLSRLEDRVDFFLALRLG, from the coding sequence ATGCGACTCAACGCGTTGGCGAGCATGCCCGAACTGGGGCTGTCGGTCGTCACCGGGCACGACGAGCTCGACCGGCCGATCCGGTGGGTCGTCACCACCGACCTGCTCGATCCCGGCCGCTACCTCACCGGCGGCGAGCTCGTCCTGACCGGGCTGATCTGGCGGCGCTCCCCCGACGACAGCGAGACCTTCGTCAGGGCGCTGGCCAGGGCCGGGGTGTCGGGGCTCGGCGCGTGCGAGGCGCGCAGCGGCGACCTGCCACCCGACCTGGTCGAGGCCTGCCGCAGGCACCGGGTGCCGCTCTTCCACGTGCCGCAGGCGCTGTCGTTCGCCGAGGTCACGGAGCACATCGTGCGGCACCTGTCGACGGCGCGCGCCTCCGACGTGGCCGCCGTCCTCGACCGGCACCGCCAGCTCGTCGCGGGCGCGGGGCTCGATCCCGTCCTGGAGATGATCGGGCGCGACCTCGGCATGCGCTGCTGGGTCCTCACCCCGTCGGGCCGCCTGGTGTCGGGCTCCAGCCCGCTGGACCCCGACACGGCCACCGTCCTGGCCAACACCTTCCTGACGGCCAGGCGGCTGCCCTGCACGCGTGGCGGCTACTCGGTCTTCCCCGTGGACGAGCAGACCACCTCGAGGGTGGCCGACTGGTTCGTCGCCTTCGAGGGGCGCTACTCCGACTGGCCGGAGGAGCGGCGCGCGCTGGCCGGCGAGCTCGCGGCCGTGGCCGCCGTGGAGCGGGTACGGCTCGACGACAGGCTCAGCCCCGAGGGGCGGATCGGCCAGGAGCTCGTCCGCCTGGTGCTCACCGAGGGCAAGGCGAGCGACATCCTGCCCAGGCTGGAGGTCACGGGACTGGCGGGGGCGCCGGGCTACGTGGCGCTCGCCGCCACCGCTCAGGGCGCGCTGCGCCCCGCCGAACTGCGCAGCGTCGTCAAGGAGCTCCTGCAGGGCCCGGCCAACCCGGTCGTAGGGGTCGTCGACGAGGAGGCGATCGCCCTTGTCCCCGCCGACGACACCGATCTGACCGCCCGCGTCCGCGCCGCCGTCCAGCACCTGTCGCCCGCGCTCACCGACATCCGCCTGACCGTCGGCGTCAGCGGCGCGGCCCCCGTCGAGGGCCTGCGCGGCGCGGTCGAGGAGGCCAGGTTCGCCCGCCGCCTGGCCGAGGGCAGGCCGGGTCAGGGCGCGGTGGTCGGCCACGAGGAGCTGGCCACCCACGTGCTGCTGCTGGCCTCGGTGCCCGACGACGTGCGACACGTCTTCAGGGTGCGGCTGCTCGACCCGCTGCGCTCCTACGATCAGGTGCACAAGGCCGACCTGGTCCGCACGCTGGAGGCCTTCCTGCAGTGCTCGGGGTCGTGGACCAGGTGCTCGGAGCTGCTCCACGTCCACGTCAACACCCTGCGCTACCGCATCCAGCGCATCCAGGACCTCACCGGAAGGGATCTGTCGCGGCTGGAGGACAGGGTCGACTTCTTCCTCGCCCTGCGCCTCGGCTGA
- a CDS encoding (2Fe-2S)-binding protein: MRVNFTVNGRTEAVDDVWEGESLLYVLRERVGLPGSKNACEQGECGSCTVYLDGTPVCSCLVAAGQVEGREVRTVEGLADGERLDPVQEAFVEAGAVQCGFCTPGLIVQAHDLIQRNDHPSDVEIREALAGNLCRCTGYEKILDAVRLAAARKAAVK; this comes from the coding sequence ATGCGGGTCAACTTCACCGTCAACGGCAGGACCGAGGCCGTCGACGACGTATGGGAGGGCGAGAGCCTGCTCTACGTGCTGCGCGAGCGCGTGGGCCTGCCCGGCTCCAAGAACGCCTGCGAGCAGGGCGAGTGCGGCTCCTGCACGGTCTACCTGGACGGCACGCCGGTCTGCTCATGTCTGGTGGCGGCCGGTCAGGTCGAGGGACGCGAGGTCCGCACGGTCGAGGGACTGGCCGACGGCGAGCGGCTCGACCCCGTGCAGGAGGCGTTCGTCGAGGCGGGCGCCGTCCAGTGCGGGTTCTGCACGCCGGGGCTGATCGTGCAGGCGCACGACCTCATCCAGCGCAACGACCACCCCTCCGACGTGGAGATCCGTGAGGCGCTGGCGGGCAACCTGTGCCGGTGCACCGGCTACGAGAAGATCCTCGACGCCGTACGGCTGGCAGCCGCCCGCAAGGCGGCCGTGAAGTGA
- a CDS encoding FAD binding domain-containing protein yields the protein MDFLRPTTWEEALAAKADQPEAVPIQGGTDVMVEINFDVRRPVALLDLNQVRELHDVELVDGVQRVGAGVPYVRIIEELGGALPGLAQASRTVGSPQIRNRGSVGGNLGAASPAGDSHPPLLAGDAVIEVESRDRGVRLIPATEFYLGVKRSALEPDELIRAFRMKPAEGPQYFSKVGTRNAMVIAVCSFAVALHPGERRVGTGIGSAAPTPRRALEAEEFLAAELDWDARLDPAVLKRFGELCAAAASPIDDVRGTADYRRHALAVMARRTLTWAWNDYRKARAA from the coding sequence ATGGACTTTCTTCGGCCCACCACGTGGGAGGAGGCGCTGGCCGCCAAGGCGGACCAGCCGGAGGCGGTGCCCATCCAGGGCGGCACCGACGTGATGGTCGAGATCAACTTCGACGTGCGCAGGCCCGTCGCGCTGCTCGACCTCAACCAGGTGCGGGAGCTGCATGACGTCGAGCTGGTCGACGGGGTGCAGCGGGTCGGCGCGGGCGTGCCGTACGTGCGGATCATCGAGGAGCTGGGCGGCGCGCTGCCCGGCCTCGCGCAGGCGTCCAGGACGGTCGGCTCCCCGCAGATCCGCAACCGCGGCTCGGTGGGCGGCAACCTCGGCGCGGCCTCGCCCGCGGGCGACAGCCACCCGCCGCTGCTGGCCGGCGACGCGGTGATCGAGGTGGAGTCCCGCGACAGGGGTGTGCGGCTGATCCCGGCGACCGAGTTCTACCTGGGCGTGAAGCGCAGCGCGCTGGAGCCCGACGAACTGATCAGGGCCTTCAGGATGAAGCCGGCCGAGGGACCGCAGTACTTCTCCAAGGTCGGCACGCGCAACGCGATGGTGATCGCGGTGTGCTCGTTCGCGGTCGCGCTGCACCCGGGCGAGCGCAGGGTCGGCACCGGGATCGGTTCGGCCGCCCCGACGCCGCGCAGGGCGCTGGAGGCCGAGGAGTTCCTGGCCGCCGAGCTCGACTGGGACGCCAGGCTCGACCCCGCCGTGCTGAAGCGGTTCGGGGAGCTGTGCGCGGCGGCGGCCTCGCCGATCGACGACGTGCGCGGCACGGCCGACTACCGCAGGCACGCGCTCGCGGTCATGGCCCGCAGGACCCTGACCTGGGCCTGGAACGACTACAGGAAGGCGAGGGCCGCGTGA
- the pucL gene encoding factor-independent urate hydroxylase — protein sequence MSVILGPNRYGKAETRLVRVVRDGGVHHLKDINVSSSLSGEMEAVHLTGSNAAVLPTDTQKNTAYAFARKHGVDQIEDFALLLARHFVDSQPTIHHARVEIEEYGWERISGGHSFVRNGAEVRTCVVHYDRDGRTSVVSGLKDLVVLNSTDSEFHGYIVDEYTTLRPTTDRILATAVTAQWRHASPEADFGKSYAEVRRSLLDGFAETYSLSLQQTLYAMGTRVLESRPEVCEVRMRMPNKHHFLVDLEPFGLDNDNEVFYAADRPYGLIEGSVLREDAPDAAFAWE from the coding sequence ATGTCAGTCATCCTCGGACCCAACCGCTACGGCAAGGCGGAGACGAGACTCGTCCGCGTCGTGCGGGATGGCGGGGTCCACCATCTCAAGGACATCAACGTCAGCAGCTCCCTGTCGGGCGAGATGGAGGCGGTCCACCTCACCGGGAGCAACGCCGCCGTGCTGCCGACCGACACGCAGAAGAACACCGCCTACGCCTTCGCCAGGAAGCACGGCGTCGACCAGATCGAGGACTTCGCGCTCCTGCTGGCCAGGCACTTCGTGGACTCCCAGCCCACGATCCACCACGCGAGAGTGGAGATCGAGGAGTACGGCTGGGAGCGCATCAGCGGCGGGCACTCCTTCGTGCGGAACGGCGCGGAGGTGCGCACCTGCGTGGTCCACTACGACCGCGACGGGCGGACCAGCGTGGTCTCCGGCCTGAAGGACCTGGTCGTGCTCAACTCGACCGACTCGGAGTTCCACGGCTACATCGTCGACGAGTACACGACGCTGCGGCCCACCACCGACCGCATCCTCGCCACGGCCGTGACCGCCCAGTGGCGGCACGCCTCGCCGGAGGCGGACTTCGGCAAGTCCTACGCCGAGGTACGGCGGAGCCTGCTCGACGGCTTCGCCGAGACCTACAGCCTGTCGCTGCAGCAGACGCTCTACGCGATGGGCACCCGGGTGCTGGAGAGCAGGCCGGAGGTGTGCGAGGTTCGCATGCGGATGCCGAACAAGCACCACTTCCTGGTGGACCTGGAGCCGTTCGGCCTGGACAACGACAACGAGGTCTTCTACGCGGCCGACCGGCCCTACGGCCTGATCGAAGGCAGTGTGCTGCGCGAGGACGCGCCCGACGCGGCGTTCGCATGGGAGTGA
- a CDS encoding sodium:solute symporter family transporter, translating to MNAAVGASAAGIAFVIILAVLVGTVRPRRYATVAEFYVAARVVRPWWNGAAISSEFTSAAVCLGLAGLIATHGASMLWYPAGAAAGYVVILALVVAPLRRSGTYTLPDFAQWRLGSTALRRFATCHVLVIGLLYLVAQLHAAGLVIHLLTGLPHGAGWLMVALVSVVVALAGGMGSVTSVQAVQYWLKLIVFTGVGVVLWCAWRCGGVTGPPEVAGFAVPAAAESIAGAGDTSLPGVLTVLLACALGTMGLPHIIVRVYTNPDGRSARRSIVATQVLLGLFFLLLPLYGILGRVHVPGAHEDEIVLMLPGKMLPGLAGDVLTGLLAAGAFAAFLATSCGVLAAVGGAVSACVTRPSVGAFRVAVAMIMGAALTLTSLTTPGSSVLLVILGFSLSAATFCPLLLLGIWWRRLTAPGVAAGFAVGGGLTVVLVAGDLVGVYLGVVSRYPAPFAVPLSFAVMMLISLVTPGRVPLGVDRMMAVMHLPEDLAGPSEDRSSLGDGRSSS from the coding sequence GTGAACGCCGCCGTCGGCGCGTCGGCCGCGGGCATCGCCTTCGTGATCATCCTCGCCGTGCTGGTCGGCACGGTCAGGCCGCGCCGGTACGCCACGGTGGCCGAGTTCTACGTGGCCGCGCGGGTGGTGCGGCCGTGGTGGAACGGGGCGGCGATCAGCTCGGAGTTCACCTCGGCCGCCGTCTGCCTGGGCCTGGCGGGGCTGATCGCCACGCACGGCGCGTCGATGCTGTGGTACCCGGCGGGGGCAGCCGCCGGATACGTCGTGATCCTCGCGCTGGTGGTGGCGCCGCTGCGCCGCTCGGGCACCTACACGCTGCCCGACTTCGCGCAGTGGCGTCTCGGCTCGACCGCCCTCCGGCGCTTCGCCACCTGTCACGTGCTGGTGATCGGCCTGCTCTACCTCGTCGCGCAGCTGCACGCGGCGGGGCTCGTGATCCACCTGCTCACCGGGCTACCGCACGGGGCGGGCTGGCTGATGGTGGCGCTCGTGTCCGTCGTGGTCGCGCTCGCCGGCGGCATGGGCAGCGTGACCAGCGTGCAGGCGGTGCAGTACTGGCTCAAGCTCATCGTCTTCACCGGCGTCGGGGTCGTCCTGTGGTGCGCGTGGCGGTGCGGTGGCGTCACGGGGCCGCCGGAGGTGGCGGGGTTCGCCGTGCCCGCGGCGGCGGAGAGTATCGCCGGAGCGGGCGATACCTCCCTGCCGGGTGTGCTGACCGTGCTGCTGGCCTGCGCGCTGGGCACCATGGGGCTGCCGCACATCATCGTTCGTGTCTACACCAACCCCGACGGGCGCAGCGCGCGCCGCTCGATCGTGGCCACCCAGGTGCTCCTCGGCCTGTTCTTCCTGCTGCTGCCCCTGTACGGGATTCTCGGACGGGTCCACGTGCCCGGCGCGCACGAGGACGAGATCGTGCTGATGCTGCCGGGGAAGATGCTGCCGGGCCTCGCGGGCGACGTGCTGACTGGACTGCTGGCGGCGGGGGCCTTCGCGGCCTTCCTCGCCACCTCCTGCGGGGTGCTCGCGGCCGTCGGCGGCGCCGTGTCGGCCTGCGTGACCCGGCCGAGCGTGGGCGCGTTCAGGGTCGCCGTGGCGATGATCATGGGGGCGGCGCTGACCCTCACCTCGCTCACCACACCCGGCAGCTCCGTGCTGCTGGTGATCCTCGGCTTCAGCCTCTCGGCGGCCACCTTCTGCCCGCTGCTGCTGCTCGGCATCTGGTGGCGGCGGCTCACCGCGCCGGGTGTCGCGGCCGGGTTCGCCGTGGGCGGCGGCCTGACGGTCGTCCTCGTGGCGGGGGATCTGGTGGGCGTGTACCTGGGGGTTGTGTCGCGGTATCCCGCCCCCTTCGCCGTACCGCTCTCCTTCGCGGTTATGATGTTGATTTCGCTGGTCACGCCGGGTCGGGTGCCCTTGGGGGTGGATCGGATGATGGCCGTGATGCACCTCCCCGAGGATCTTGCGGGCCCCTCAGAAGACCGCTCGTCGCTCGGAGATGGCCGCTCGTCGTCCTGA
- the uraD gene encoding 2-oxo-4-hydroxy-4-carboxy-5-ureidoimidazoline decarboxylase gives MVNLNALSAEEAEKELLTCCASRAFAREVVAGRPYAGLAELTSAAEAAVRALAWPDVEEALAAHPRIGERPAGSARESEWSRQEQSGVADGDDRVRTELAEGNRAYERRFGHVYLICATGLSGEEMLARLKERLDNDEDTERAVVRDELAKITKLRLARI, from the coding sequence ATGGTGAACCTCAACGCCCTCAGCGCCGAAGAGGCGGAGAAGGAGCTGCTGACCTGCTGCGCCTCCCGCGCCTTCGCCCGCGAGGTGGTGGCGGGCCGGCCGTACGCGGGGCTCGCCGAGCTGACCTCGGCGGCCGAGGCCGCGGTGCGCGCCCTGGCCTGGCCCGACGTCGAGGAGGCGCTCGCCGCCCACCCGAGGATCGGGGAGCGGCCGGCGGGCAGCGCACGCGAGTCGGAATGGAGCAGGCAGGAGCAGTCGGGCGTCGCGGACGGTGACGACCGCGTGCGCACGGAGCTGGCCGAGGGCAACCGCGCCTACGAGCGGCGCTTCGGTCACGTCTACCTGATCTGCGCCACCGGGCTGTCCGGCGAGGAGATGCTCGCCCGCCTGAAGGAGCGCCTCGACAACGACGAGGACACCGAGCGCGCGGTGGTGCGCGACGAACTGGCCAAGATCACCAAGCTGAGGCTGGCGAGGATATGA
- a CDS encoding deoxyribonuclease IV — protein sequence MTSTSLIGGHVSVTGGLATGGLKYMAEIGAEMVQVFVTNPRGWALTAGKPEEDTKLAESGVVSFIHTPYLVNFGSPNPETLAGSTAITRHTLLRGVATGSKGVVVHTGSAVSQSRDEAFRQLREHLLPLLEEIPDDGPDLLLEPMAGQGAMLCATVQDLEPYLAALDWHPKAGVCLDTCHAFAAGHDLAAEGGVRETFDALHAIAPGRLKLVHANDSKDVCGSKKDRHENIGAGHIGAQPFAEMMRHPAVAGVPICIETPGKVEKNREDIELLKKLRDS from the coding sequence ATGACCTCAACATCTCTCATCGGCGGACACGTCTCCGTCACCGGCGGCCTGGCGACGGGCGGCCTGAAGTACATGGCCGAGATCGGCGCCGAGATGGTGCAGGTCTTCGTCACCAACCCGCGTGGCTGGGCGCTGACGGCGGGCAAGCCCGAGGAGGACACCAAGCTCGCCGAGTCGGGCGTCGTGTCCTTCATCCACACGCCCTACCTGGTGAACTTCGGCTCGCCCAACCCCGAGACGCTCGCCGGCTCCACCGCCATCACCCGCCACACGCTGCTGCGCGGGGTGGCCACGGGCAGCAAGGGCGTGGTCGTGCACACCGGCTCGGCGGTCAGCCAGTCCCGCGACGAGGCGTTCCGCCAGCTGCGCGAGCACCTGCTCCCGCTGCTGGAGGAGATCCCCGACGACGGCCCCGACCTGCTGCTCGAGCCGATGGCGGGCCAGGGCGCGATGCTGTGCGCCACCGTCCAGGATCTCGAGCCCTACCTGGCCGCGCTCGACTGGCACCCCAAGGCCGGCGTCTGCCTCGACACCTGCCACGCCTTCGCCGCGGGCCACGACCTGGCGGCGGAGGGCGGAGTGCGCGAGACCTTCGACGCCCTGCACGCGATCGCCCCCGGACGGCTGAAGCTCGTGCACGCCAACGACTCCAAGGACGTGTGCGGGTCGAAGAAGGACCGGCACGAGAACATCGGCGCGGGGCACATCGGGGCGCAGCCATTCGCGGAGATGATGCGCCATCCGGCGGTGGCCGGCGTGCCGATCTGCATCGAGACACCCGGCAAGGTGGAGAAGAACAGGGAAGACATCGAGCTGCTGAAGAAGCTGCGCGACAGCTGA
- the uraH gene encoding hydroxyisourate hydrolase, translated as MSFSTHVLDAVTGRPAAGVAVRLEHEGQVVAQGRTDDDGRIKGWNPGAGVHRVVFDTGAYLADTFYPEVVITFTVADPAEHYHVPLLLSPFAYSTYRGS; from the coding sequence ATGAGCTTCTCGACGCACGTGCTCGACGCGGTCACCGGCAGGCCCGCCGCGGGAGTGGCGGTACGGCTGGAGCACGAGGGACAGGTCGTGGCGCAGGGCCGTACCGACGACGACGGCAGGATCAAGGGCTGGAACCCGGGCGCGGGCGTGCACCGGGTGGTCTTCGACACCGGCGCCTACCTCGCCGACACCTTCTACCCCGAGGTCGTCATCACGTTCACCGTCGCCGACCCGGCCGAGCACTACCACGTTCCCCTGTTGCTCAGCCCGTTCGCCTACTCCACCTACAGAGGGAGCTAG
- a CDS encoding beta-N-acetylhexosaminidase, protein MPNRRLAALMTASALAASCAPSAPELAGPAGPALVPVPASLRVTEGAFTLAADARIGVRSAEGAPVAEQLARLLRRSTGYALPVVREPAEITLEVSGGQELGREGYTLDVTPAGVRLAAATAEGVFRGVQTLRQLLPAAIESSTPQPGPWTIGGVRIEDRPRFPYRGVMLDVARHFFTVEQVKRYIDLAVAYKVNVLHLHLTDDQGWRIEIRSWPELAGDDSYSQDDYREIVRYAAERFVTVVPEIDTPGHTNAALAAYAELNCDGVAREPYEGTEVGFSSLCVDKEITYRFLDDVVREVAALTPGPYLNLGGDEAHSTSPEDYEKFVARAQEIVDVHGKQLMGWAEITSGAVAQHWQPREPDRARAAVARGAKLVMSPADRAYLDMKYTDSTEYGLDWAGLVEVSDSYDWDPATVVEGIHEQDILGVEAPLWTETLATPDALEFMAYPRLPGIAEIGWSPATVRSWEDYRARLAAHGPRWSARSVTFYRSPEIPWS, encoded by the coding sequence TTGCCGAACCGCCGCCTTGCCGCGCTCATGACGGCCTCCGCGCTCGCCGCGTCGTGCGCTCCCTCCGCCCCTGAGCTCGCCGGCCCCGCGGGGCCCGCCCTGGTGCCGGTGCCCGCCTCGCTGCGGGTGACCGAGGGCGCCTTCACCCTGGCCGCCGACGCCAGGATCGGCGTGCGCTCGGCGGAGGGCGCGCCGGTGGCCGAGCAACTGGCCAGGCTGCTGCGCCGGTCCACCGGCTACGCGCTGCCCGTCGTGCGCGAGCCCGCCGAGATCACCCTCGAGGTCTCGGGCGGGCAGGAGCTCGGCCGCGAGGGTTACACCCTCGACGTCACCCCCGCCGGCGTACGGCTGGCGGCGGCCACCGCCGAGGGCGTCTTCCGCGGCGTGCAGACCCTTCGCCAGCTCCTGCCCGCCGCGATCGAGAGCTCCACGCCGCAGCCGGGCCCCTGGACGATCGGCGGGGTGCGCATCGAGGACCGGCCGCGCTTCCCCTACCGCGGGGTGATGCTCGACGTGGCGCGCCACTTCTTCACCGTCGAGCAGGTCAAGCGCTACATCGACCTGGCCGTCGCCTACAAGGTGAACGTGCTGCACCTGCACCTGACCGACGACCAGGGCTGGCGCATCGAGATCAGGAGCTGGCCCGAGCTGGCGGGCGACGACTCCTACAGCCAGGACGACTACCGCGAGATCGTCCGCTACGCCGCGGAGCGGTTCGTCACCGTGGTGCCCGAGATCGACACGCCCGGCCACACCAACGCCGCCCTCGCCGCCTACGCCGAGCTGAACTGCGACGGGGTGGCGCGCGAGCCGTACGAGGGGACGGAGGTGGGCTTCAGCTCGCTGTGCGTGGACAAGGAGATCACCTACCGCTTCCTCGACGACGTCGTGCGGGAGGTGGCGGCGCTGACGCCGGGGCCGTACCTCAACCTGGGCGGCGACGAGGCGCACAGCACCAGCCCCGAGGACTACGAGAAGTTCGTCGCCCGCGCCCAGGAGATCGTCGACGTCCACGGCAAGCAGCTCATGGGCTGGGCGGAGATCACGTCGGGCGCGGTCGCGCAGCACTGGCAGCCGCGCGAGCCCGACCGCGCCCGCGCCGCCGTGGCCAGGGGTGCGAAGCTCGTCATGTCGCCCGCCGACCGGGCCTACCTCGACATGAAGTACACCGATTCGACCGAGTACGGCCTAGACTGGGCGGGCCTGGTCGAGGTCAGCGACAGCTACGACTGGGACCCGGCCACCGTCGTCGAGGGCATCCACGAGCAGGACATCCTCGGCGTCGAGGCCCCGCTGTGGACCGAGACGCTGGCCACTCCCGACGCGCTGGAGTTCATGGCCTACCCACGCCTGCCCGGCATCGCCGAGATCGGCTGGTCGCCGGCCACCGTGCGCTCGTGGGAGGACTACCGGGCCAGGCTGGCCGCCCACGGCCCTCGCTGGAGCGCCCGCTCGGTGACCTTCTACCGCTCGCCCGAGATCCCCTGGAGCTGA